The following DNA comes from Janthinobacterium sp. TB1-E2.
TCCATCTTGCCGTACATCGCCCTGCTGGCCGTGCTGCCCCTGTGCCTGTACGGCGTCTACCTGCTGCGGCCCAGCCAGCGCGCGGCCATATCGCAACCGCAGCCATAATGTCGCGACAAGCTTTCCATCCATGGACCAAGAAAATGGCCGCGCATAAGGGAGGCTTGACAGCGCGGCCCATCGCATGGCATCGTTGCCCCATGCAATCGCCACTCCCTCCCCTGCCATCGATTATTGCCGCCATTCCAACGATGGTGGCTTAGCAGCAGTGTGATTGCCAAAGCCGCCTGAGAGGCGGCTTTGATGTGCAGTCACTGGTCAAACCGTCTCGCAGGTTTCATTTCTTTTTTAGCGAGCGACCATGCCCCCAACTTCCAGCACCCCCGCTTCCCCCACCCTGCACCTCGTCTGCGGCAAGATCGCGTCCGGAAAATCCACTCTGACAACCCGGCTGGCCAGCGCGCCACAGACCGTGCGCATCAGCGAAGACAGCCTGCTGGCGCAGCTGTATCCGGGCCAGATCGCCAGCCTGGCCGATTACGTGGCATGCGCTACGCGGCTGCGTGCGGCCATCGCTCCTTTGGCCCTGCAGATGCTGCAGGCGGGCGTGTCCGTCGTGCTCGATTTCCCCGCCAATACGCCGGCCAGCCGCGCCTGGATGCGCGAGCTGTTCCAGCAGGCGGACGTGGCGCACGTGCTGCACTATCTGGACGTGCCGGACGAAGAATGCAAGGCGCGCTTGCGCCAGCGCAATGAAAGCGGGTTGCACCCGTTTTCCACCAGCGACGCTGATTTTGACGCCATCACGCGCCACTTCGTGCCGCCCGATGCTTCGGAAGGTTTTTACATCGTTCAAACAAGCCGTTAATGTTTCCTGGCTGGCTGTCGGCAAGAGCTTGTGTACTTTCGACCAGGATGCTTTTTTTGACATGTCTTCGTTTCGGCTGATACTCTGCATGTCTCACAATAAGAAACAGGACAGCACTCCGTGAAAATAATGAAGTTCGCCGGCAGCGGCCTGGCCATTCTGCTTGCCTTGCTGGCTGGATCCGCACAGGCGCAATATGCGCCGGTCGATGCCGCGCGGACAAAGAACGAGGCAGCGGCCAAATTGATGCTTGAGTCCTTGAAACAGACCAGGTATTGGATCGTTCCCAATCCACAAGCCATCTCGCGCTATGAGTTCCAGGAATTGGACGAGGACGGGAATCCCGCTGGAAAAAAGTTTGTCGTCACGGAAACGACGAGTTTCACCGTGCATAGCTATGTAGATAAAGACTTCCGGCACTATGCGCGGATCGTCTTCGAAGATGACAAGGACGCGGCGCTGGAGCTCTCCTTCTATCTATTCGAGTCCAGGCCGGGACCGCTGACGCTATTTCGCAATGTCTACGATCCGGCCAAACGCTCGCGGTTGGATTTTGTCGAGTATCTTTTCACCTCGCCACCCAAAGATATCGAGATAGCAGAGGCCAAAGAAGGCATCCTGGAAATTATCTTCGAGACCGCCCTGCGAGCAAAAGGCGACGTCAACATTGGCATGAGCGCGAAGCAGGTACGCGCCTCCGGCTGGGGAAAACCTGTCAGCATGCACAAAAAATCCGATGCGGCCGGCGCGCACGAAGAGTGGCTATACGAAAGCAGGCGTTCCTTGCTTTTCACAAATGGCAGACTGGCCTCCATCCGGCGCTGATACGTGACAGCACGGCCAGGCAATTGCCGCCCCACTGGCCTTAAAACGTGCCCGGCAGCAGGATCTTTTTATCCACCTGCTGCAAGTCGCGCAAGCCGCAAAAGGCCATCGTCAGGTCCAGCTCGTTGCGGATGATGTCCAGGCATTTGGTCACGCCCGGCCCGCCCATGGCGCCCAGGCCGTATAAAAACGGGCGGCCGATGTACACGCCTTTCGCGCCCAGGGCCACGGCCTTGATCACGTCCTGGCCCGAGCGGATGCCGCCGTCCATGTGCACTTCGATCTGGCTCCCGACGGCGTCGACGATGGCGGGCAAGGCTTCGATCGACGATTGCGCGCCATCGAGCTGGCGACCGCCGTGGTTCGAGACGATCAGCGCGTCGGCGCCGCTTTCGACGGCCAGGCGCGCGTCTTCGGGGTCCATGATGCCCTTGATGATCAGTTTGCCACCCCAGCGCTGCTTGATCCATTCCACGTCCGCCCACGACAGGCTCAGGTCGAACTGCTGCTGCGTCCAGGCCGACAGCGACGACATGTCGGACACGGACGTGGCGTGGCCGACGATGTTGCCAAAACCGCGCCGCTTCGTGCCCAGCATGCCCGCCACCCAGCGCGGCTTGGTGGCCATGTTGATGATGTTCGGAATCGTCAGCTTCGGCGGCGCCGACAGGCCGTTGCGCAAGTCCTTGTGGCGCTGGCCCAGCACCTGCAAGTCCAGGGTCAACACGAGCGCGCCGCATTTCGCCGCCTTGGCGCGGTCGATCAGGCGGTTGATGAATTCGCGGTCCTTCATCACGTACAGCTGGAACCAGAACGGCTTTGTCGTGTTCGCCGCCACGTCCTCGATCGAGCAGATGCTCATGGTCGAGAGGGTAAACGGCACACCGAAGCGCTCGGCCGCCTGGGCCGCGAGGATTTCGCCATCGGCATGCTGCATGCCCGTCAAGCCCGTGGGCGACAGGGCCACCGGCATCGATACGTGCTGGCCCACCATGGTCGAGGCCAGGCTGCGGTTTTCCAGGTTGACGGCCACGCGCTGGCGGAATTTGATCTTGGCGAAATCGCTGTTGTTGGCGCGGTACGTCGATTCCGTCCAGGAGCCGGAATCGGCGTAGTCGTAAAACATGCGCGGCACCCGTTTCTGGGCCAGCACGCGCAAGTCTTCGATGCTGGTGATGATACTCATGCGTTTCCTCGGTCGATGGCAAGTCAAGCCATGATCGTGCATTTGCCTGCAATTGTCTATCCGGCAGGCAATGCCGCCACACTTACCAAGCGCGTGCGCCGAGGATTTTCCCGCCCAACTCCGTCAGGCGCGCTTGCGGATAACGCAGCTTTTCCTTTTCCTCGGGGTCGCCGGGAAACGCATAGCCTTGCGGCGCGCTGCGCTCGCGCCAGCTTTGCACCCTCCAGTCGCGCAGGGACTGATTGTCTTCCTGGGCCGGCGTAAAGGAAATGTATTGGGCCAGGCGCACCTGGTCCGTCGACGTGTTCGGGCGGATGCCGTGCGCCAGCAGGCTGTTGAAGATCAGCAACTCGCCTTTCTTCATGGCGATGAATTCCATCGGGTACGGCACCTTCGCCAGGTCCGGCTGCCATGGGTTGCGGTCAAGCGGCACGGTCTTGCGCCACGCCAGCAAGTTGTTGAACAGTTCCGGATAGCATTGAAAACCGCCGCTCTCGGGCGACGTATCGGACAGGGCCAGCACGCCTTGCACGTTGACGGGCAGCGGGTCGAGCGTGGTGTCGGCATCCCAGTGGATGAAGCCGCCAAACTTGCGCTTGCCATTGTTCGGCGTGTTCAGGTTGGCGCGGTCGATCGTCACCCACAGGTCTTCGCGGTCCCATATGTCGACAAAGGCGTCATAGACGCGCTGGGTCTGGCGGTTATCCCACAGGGTCTGGTTGTGATACGCCTCGACCATGCCGGAACCATTGAGTTCCTTCATCGCGTGGTCGCGCAACTGGTCCCGGTTCCAGGTGGCCGGGTCGTTCTCATCGAGTCCCTGGAATTCCCACAGAAAGTCCGTTGTGCGGCGCACCTGCTCGGGCGATACGGCATCCTTGACGATGACGTAGCCGTAGGTTTGCCAGTGCAAGAAGTCGCTGTCGGACAGCACGCGCAGCGGCAGCTGTTTCCGGATGTCGCGCAACTGGGTTTGTTCCGTGTAGGCCACGGACGGGTTGCCGGGACGGTCTTCGCCGTACTGCGGGTTTACATACTGAACCTGGTCTTGCATCGCTGTCTCCTGTGTTGGTGTGAGACAGATTGTGCGACGGAAGATTAGAGGGAAATGCGTGCGGAGCGACCAATACTGATACTATCCTGATCATCCATAGCTAATAAACGTCACGATGACGCCTTTATTCGAACAAGTCACGATCCCGACGGGCCACTCCTGGGGCTTGCTGTGGCGCGAACTCGATGCCATTCCCTTCATCTGGCATTACCACCCGCAATTCGAGCTGACCCTGACCGTGAATGCGCGGGGGCAGCGCT
Coding sequences within:
- a CDS encoding AAA family ATPase — translated: MPPTSSTPASPTLHLVCGKIASGKSTLTTRLASAPQTVRISEDSLLAQLYPGQIASLADYVACATRLRAAIAPLALQMLQAGVSVVLDFPANTPASRAWMRELFQQADVAHVLHYLDVPDEECKARLRQRNESGLHPFSTSDADFDAITRHFVPPDASEGFYIVQTSR
- a CDS encoding alpha-hydroxy acid oxidase, which codes for MSIITSIEDLRVLAQKRVPRMFYDYADSGSWTESTYRANNSDFAKIKFRQRVAVNLENRSLASTMVGQHVSMPVALSPTGLTGMQHADGEILAAQAAERFGVPFTLSTMSICSIEDVAANTTKPFWFQLYVMKDREFINRLIDRAKAAKCGALVLTLDLQVLGQRHKDLRNGLSAPPKLTIPNIINMATKPRWVAGMLGTKRRGFGNIVGHATSVSDMSSLSAWTQQQFDLSLSWADVEWIKQRWGGKLIIKGIMDPEDARLAVESGADALIVSNHGGRQLDGAQSSIEALPAIVDAVGSQIEVHMDGGIRSGQDVIKAVALGAKGVYIGRPFLYGLGAMGGPGVTKCLDIIRNELDLTMAFCGLRDLQQVDKKILLPGTF
- a CDS encoding phytanoyl-CoA dioxygenase family protein, with the protein product MQDQVQYVNPQYGEDRPGNPSVAYTEQTQLRDIRKQLPLRVLSDSDFLHWQTYGYVIVKDAVSPEQVRRTTDFLWEFQGLDENDPATWNRDQLRDHAMKELNGSGMVEAYHNQTLWDNRQTQRVYDAFVDIWDREDLWVTIDRANLNTPNNGKRKFGGFIHWDADTTLDPLPVNVQGVLALSDTSPESGGFQCYPELFNNLLAWRKTVPLDRNPWQPDLAKVPYPMEFIAMKKGELLIFNSLLAHGIRPNTSTDQVRLAQYISFTPAQEDNQSLRDWRVQSWRERSAPQGYAFPGDPEEKEKLRYPQARLTELGGKILGARAW